The following nucleotide sequence is from cyanobacterium endosymbiont of Braarudosphaera bigelowii.
GTCAAAAACTGGGGTTAAAAGAACGCGAACAATTCTTGATGTTGGTTGCTGAAGTTTAATTCGATATTCTTCCGGCAATATTCTTTGCTCTACATGTGTATTATTAGTATGATGACTTTTCCGCATCATTTCTTGTAATGGAAGTTGAAGCTGATTGGTTAGCTCCTTAGGTAAAAGTTTTAGCACATTCTCGCCTATTAAGTTTATTCTATTCCAATCAAACATACGTCTGGCTGTAGGATTAACTAATAGAAGATTGAGACTAGTGTCTAACAATATTGCTCCATCAATAATTGTTGAAACTAAGGTATCTAACTTTGCTTTTTCTGCTGTTAATTCTTCAATATTGTGCTCTTCATGACTTTCAAGACGCTTAGCCATTTCATTGAAGTTAAAAATTAATTCTCCTAACTCCCCACCAAACGGAAGATTAATACGTTGTTTAAAATTACCTGTTGAGATATTTTTAACTCCAACCAATAATTCTTTAATAGGGCGTGTGATAGTTAAAGCATTAAACACTGCTCCTAAAATAACCATAACCCAAATAGATACAAATACTGCAATAGTTACATCACGAGTTAAATTAGACGAATTGACAACAGTTGCATTTGGGTTAATTCCTATCGCTAAAAAGCCTAAATCCTTATCTTCATGTTTTAAAGAAACAAAAACATCAGTAACTTTACCATTTGGACTTTTGTGTTGCTGTACTATAGGTAAATTATCATTATCAGAAGCTGTATTTGGTAGTTTAATACTACGTTGAACGGTTGAGCAGTTTTGAACTTCTGTTGAAGAATAAGGAATCGCAAAAAATATATGTCCTTCCTTATCAGCATAAATCATATAACGAACACTAGAAGTACTTTGATAAAATCTATTTGAGAAACGAGCGACCTCTGTTAAATTATCTTCAGCAATTAAAGGAGCAATATTAGAGGCTAATAATAAGCCAAGATCTCTACCAAAACGCGTATCATTTAGTCGAGCATCTTTCTGAATAATATTAACTGCCCAAAAGGTCAAACTACTCATGAATAAAGAAACTGCCAAGGTTACAGCTGCCATTAATTTGGTTTGCAGCGTAAATTCTGACCACCAGCGTTTCATGATTTTTTTGACTGTATTTAAAGGATTTAACAAAATTGATTTACATTTATAAATTTATAATTTGTGATTTTTGATTATATCTATAAAGTTATTTTAGCTTGTTTAGACTATAGGTATGAATTGGATAGTTAATTTTTTGAAAATTACAGTTGAAAACTATAACTTATTATGTTATTATTATTTTCTGTTAGGCAAATAAAAAAGGGTCGATGCCCGAGTGGTTAATGGGGGCGGACTGTAAATCCGCTGGCTATGCCTACGCTGGTTCAAATCCAGCTCGGCCCACCTTTTGCCCGTGTGGCTCAGTGGTAGAGCACACCCTTGGTAAGGGTGAGGTCACGAGTTCAATCCTCGTCACGGGCTCTCGCTATATAAAAATTAATAACAAGTAATCTGCAGAAAAACATATCATAAATGATTAAAATTCTGCATAGTGATTATTTATACAAGTATTAAGTATTTTAAAACGTCACTGTTTATTTTCTGGGCTATACGTTAATAACGTAGTAATATAAGCTTAATCGGGCATCTTCTATATTACAAAATATTTATATGAAGTAAATAAAGGTATCAATGGCTTCTACTACAAATAATAATGATAAAGAAAAAGCTTTAGACTTAATTCTCAGCCAAATTGAGCGAAATTTTGGAAAAGGGGCTATTATGCGCCTTGGAGATGCAGCTAAAATGAAAGTAGAGACTGTTTCTACTGGCGCCTTAACACTTGATTTGGCTTTAGGAGGAGGATTGCCAAAAGGAAGAATAATAGAGATCTATGGACCTGAAAGTTCTGGTAAGACGACATTAACACTCCATGCCATTGCGGAAGTGCAAAAAACTGGAGGAGTCGCCGCTTTCGTAGATGCAGAGCATGCTTTGGATCCAAGTTATGCTTCTGTATTAGGTGTTGATATTCATAATCTTTTAGTAGCTCAGCCTGATACAGGAGAATCAGCTTTAGAGATAGTAGACCAATTAGTACGTTCATCTGCTGTTGATATTATAGTCATAGATTCTGTTGCAGCATTAGTTCCCCGTGCAGAAATAGAGGGAGAAATGGGCGACACTCAAGTTGGCCTGCAAGCACGATTAATGAGTAAAGCATTACGAAAAATTGCAGGTAATATTGGTAGATCTGGATGTCTAGTTATTTTTCTCAATCAATTAAGACAAAAAATTGGAGTCACATATGGAAATCCTGAAGTAACCACTGGAGGGACTGCATTAAAGTTTTATGCATCAGTACGTCTAGATATTCGTCGTATTCAGACCTTAAAGAAAGGTACTGAAGGTGAATATGGAATTAGGGCTAAAGTAAAAGTGGCTAAAAATAAAGTTGCTCCACCATTTCGAATTGCTGAATTTGATATTATTTTTGGTCAAGGAATTTCCAATATAGGATGCATAGTTGACTTAGCAGAGCAAACTAATGTAATCAGCCGAAAAGGATCTTGGTATAGT
It contains:
- the nblS gene encoding two-component system sensor histidine kinase NblS; translation: MKRWWSEFTLQTKLMAAVTLAVSLFMSSLTFWAVNIIQKDARLNDTRFGRDLGLLLASNIAPLIAEDNLTEVARFSNRFYQSTSSVRYMIYADKEGHIFFAIPYSSTEVQNCSTVQRSIKLPNTASDNDNLPIVQQHKSPNGKVTDVFVSLKHEDKDLGFLAIGINPNATVVNSSNLTRDVTIAVFVSIWVMVILGAVFNALTITRPIKELLVGVKNISTGNFKQRINLPFGGELGELIFNFNEMAKRLESHEEHNIEELTAEKAKLDTLVSTIIDGAILLDTSLNLLLVNPTARRMFDWNRINLIGENVLKLLPKELTNQLQLPLQEMMRKSHHTNNTHVEQRILPEEYRIKLQQPTSRIVRVLLTPVFDQHRDLKGIAMTVQDITREVGLNEAKSQFISNVSHELRTPLFNIKSFIETLTEFGEDLTEMERKEFLETANHETDRLTRLVNDVLDLSRLESFKTYYLSAVDLSQLIEQTIRTYRLNAKDKELTLYKEVNSNLPLVLGHYDLLLQVITNLVGNALKFTPSGGAIVVRAYHFKVKSKQFNNKSFVRIEISDTGIGIAPEDQTAIFDRFFRVENRVHTLEGTGLGLSIVTNIINKHHSQINLISEVGVGTTFWFDLALFQDNCPSLESSKNTNTLSRTVNIYPI
- the recA gene encoding recombinase RecA, coding for MASTTNNNDKEKALDLILSQIERNFGKGAIMRLGDAAKMKVETVSTGALTLDLALGGGLPKGRIIEIYGPESSGKTTLTLHAIAEVQKTGGVAAFVDAEHALDPSYASVLGVDIHNLLVAQPDTGESALEIVDQLVRSSAVDIIVIDSVAALVPRAEIEGEMGDTQVGLQARLMSKALRKIAGNIGRSGCLVIFLNQLRQKIGVTYGNPEVTTGGTALKFYASVRLDIRRIQTLKKGTEGEYGIRAKVKVAKNKVAPPFRIAEFDIIFGQGISNIGCIVDLAEQTNVISRKGSWYSYNGDNISQGRDNAIKYLEENSNFTQTIERLVREKLALGPLELDVCSENDK